The Miscanthus floridulus cultivar M001 chromosome 6, ASM1932011v1, whole genome shotgun sequence genomic interval AACGGAGCAAATTTCATGCTTTTCTTCCTCATTTTATAAGCAGAAAACGCTGGTTTGACAAGTTGAGTTTCGCTTgctgttgttttgattgatgaaTTCCTCTTCTTTGCCCCTTGGTCCACGGGAGAAGAAAAGAACCAGACCCTCGAAAGATGCTGTGGGCCGTGACGCAATTGCTGACGAGGCCCAAATTTGACAAAGGAAGCCCAGCTATTCCGACGCTTATCCCCTTTCCCTGCTCCGAACATCTAGTCGCGTCTCCAATCTCCTCAGGGGTGACCCCGGATCTCCTGCCGGCCGCAGCACACCGCACAACGATTCAGTCCACAAATACCGCGCCACGTACACATCTCGGCCATACCCTGCGATAGCCCTGCTGCACAGGATCCCCGTCTCCTCCTCACCGCCGCAGAACAAATAGAACCACGGCCACAATACTGAGCCAAcgcagagaaaaagaaaagaactcGCTCCAATCCGGAAGCCGAAAAGATCAGAAGAATCCGGAGGCGACTCCAGGTTTGTGGGAGATGCTGCGCGCAGGAGGCAGGCGGCTCCTCGCCCCGGGGCTCCGGCGGCTCGGCCTGGGCACCGGCGCCGCCGGCGAGGCGGgcccggccgcggcggcggcgagggtgaGGGCGTACCACGAGCGGGTGGTGGACCACTACAACAACCCGCGGAACGTCGGTTCCTTTGACAAGGAGGACCCCAACGTCGGCACTGGGCTGGTCGGCGCGCCGGCCTGCGGGGACGTCATGAAGCTGCAGATCCGCGTCGACGAGGGGTCCGGCAAGATCGTCGACGCCTGCTTCAAGACCTTTGGCTGCGGCTCCGCCATCGCGTCCTCGTCCGTAGGTGAGGCCCCTCAGCCCTAGCGCCACGTCTGGAGTTCCCGTCGATTTCCCCTCAGCCCTAGCTTGTAGTGTCGGCTCAATCTTCCTTTTTTTGTCCTGTGAATTGAGTAACATCACTAATTGGTTATCTAGTTATCCCGATGCCTTTATTTCGACTGTGGAGGTCTTTTGcagagaaagatgaattggagcTTGTGAATTGAGTAACATCACTAATTCGTTATCTAGTTATCCCGATGCCTTTATTCCGATTGTGAAGGTCATATGCAGAGAAAGATGAATTGCTGCTAGCTTAGTATTGTGTTTCTTATATGTGCCATTTTTATCGGGGACTGTGAGGTACAATTTGCTATAAGTGATCAGTTTGATTTGATGGTTTCAACTGTACTGCTAATTTTCATCTGTATTGCTGTAGAATCATTGACACCCTCGTTTCAGTTTGCCTATTTTTGGTGCTTTGGACCTAATTGGCTAGTTTTGTTGAATTTTAGACATGTGTGATGCAGCCATTTTATTTTTGGTGCTTTGGACCTAATTGGCAAGTTGTGTTGAATGTTAGACATGTGTGATGCGACCATTTTAGCTACATATAAGTTGTATGACAAAGAAGTTTCATATGAGTTGCAGTTTCATACTTATCGTATGGTTAATCCTGAACTAATTTTTTTATATCAGTTTTCCTGTTTTAGAGTTAAATAAAATGTGTATGCTGAGTTTTGTGTTGTGATGCTGGTTCTTCCTTGTTTTTCTGGATTGTAACTGGGCCTTGCCCACGGCCAAGCAAGAGAGAAGGCTTTTCCTTCCAATTCTTGCAACCGCATGCATGGTCTTCCCTTGCCTAGTCTCGCGTAGTGAGGGCGCTCTACCGCATGCCTGGTCTTATAAATTTAGACAATGCACGGTCTTCCCTTGCCCAGTCTCGTGCAGTGAGGGCGCTCCACCGCATGCCTGGTCTTCTCCTAAATTTAGGCCATGCACGGTCTTCCTTTGCCCAGTCTCCCGTGGTGAGGGTGCTCCACCGCATGCCTGGTCTTCTCCTGCCCGCGTCTCATGCGGTCTCATGCGGTGATCACACACCTCTTAACAGTAATTGTCCAGCTTATgctctttattattattttttttttattAAGGAGAATGACCCTGAAAGGTCTAGAAGTTACATCTTACGTGTTGTTTGGTTCCTTGCATAGTACCGCAAAAGTAAATGGAAGTAGTTCAAATTTGTCTCCCGCTGGTAACgaaaataactttgtttcattTTCGTTTCCGTTACCTCAGATGCTACCAAACAGCACGTTAATATTAATAAAAATGAGAACCTTGTAGTTAGAAAAGTTCTTATTTCTATCAGTAGATTCAGATGCTTGTAGTTTTTTTTATAGTTTTAGTAGCTGAACCAAATTGGTTCAGAGATAATGGACATTGTGCCTTAGTTTTGATGTTCTTACTAACTTAGTAATGGTAGAGTACTTATGGAAATGTCTAGGACGATACTCCTGCAAATAATGAAATAGTCAACAGAATGATTGAGGCAACTTTCAAGTCATTGGTTTGATAATACGATGCATATAATACCTAACCTCCTGCATTGTTATGCATGAAAATGCTATGAATCACAAAATGGAGACATTCTGTTGTACTGTGTGACTTGTAAACCAACAACCATGGGAACCAAGTTGCCAGTTGGAACCTCAATTTATTTAGTCCTCAATGACTGGAATATAATCTTGAATGTGGAATGTGagttttttcccctaaattttcTGTGTTATAGATCATTTTATTACTATTATAGTAAATGAGCGCTAAGTATCATCTTGTCTTGCATACAAGAGTGGACCCGCTGGTTGCTTGTATCTTACAAGCCGGAAGCATTCCTGATTCCGCGAAGatcttcaacaacaacaacaacaacaacaaagcctgtcagtcccaaacaagttggggtaggctagagttgaaacccaccaagagcccctagtcacggttcaggcacttcaatagctgttttccaagcacacCTATtgaaacatagatctctaggtatatcctaagctttcaaatatctttttattgcctccccccatgtcaatttcggtttACCTCTACCTCTTCTcacattattagcttggcttaggactccacaatgcactggtgcctcagatggtctcctttggacatggccaaaccacctcaaccgatgttggacaagcttttcttcaattagtgctacccctaggcggtcacgtatatcatcgttcttaactcggtccattcttgtgtgaccacaaatccatcgcaacatatgcatttctgcaacactcagttgttgaacatgacgaatctttgtaggccaacattctgctccatacaacatagccggtctaatcgccgttctataaaacttgccttttagcttttgtggtaccctcttgtcacaaagaacgccagaagcttgtcgccacttgatccaccctgctttgattctattgCTAACGTCGGCATCAATGTCTCCATCTCTCTGTAA includes:
- the LOC136456324 gene encoding iron-sulfur cluster assembly protein 1-like, with amino-acid sequence MLRAGGRRLLAPGLRRLGLGTGAAGEAGPAAAAARVRAYHERVVDHYNNPRNVGSFDKEDPNVGTGLVGAPACGDVMKLQIRVDEGSGKIVDACFKTFGCGSAIASSSVATEWVKGKPMDEVLTIKNTEIAKHLSLPPVKLHCSMLAEDAIKAAVKDYEAKKAKMGQKGEDSPSEKAAEA